One window of Gloeothece citriformis PCC 7424 genomic DNA carries:
- a CDS encoding ion channel encodes MLPPLRFRFKPYSTKNRPLSPSAQKFWIRFDGAKLNIEGLGVWYYYWKDPYHLLLTLPWSGFLLIIIMYYVFLNTVFALAYLSASRGIEGLEPGSFLDAFFFSVHTLATIGYGNMYPTSLYANGLVALEALVSIIGLALITGLAFARFSQSSARILFSKVAVIVPYNGIPCLMFRAGNQRRNQILEAKMRVYLMWDEVSSEGTLMRRLHELKLLRNHTPSFAMTWTVIHSIDENSPLYQSTPESLEKRKAMVIVSLSGVDETIAQPMYARYTYGFSDILWDHQFEDVVYHTPNGDRYIDLTYFHAVKPLKI; translated from the coding sequence ATGCTACCTCCCTTAAGATTTCGATTTAAACCTTACTCAACCAAAAATCGTCCCCTTTCCCCATCGGCGCAAAAATTTTGGATTAGATTTGATGGGGCAAAGTTAAATATAGAAGGACTTGGAGTTTGGTATTATTATTGGAAAGATCCTTACCATTTACTTTTAACTCTTCCTTGGTCTGGATTCTTGTTGATAATAATAATGTACTATGTATTTTTAAATACCGTTTTTGCTCTAGCTTATTTATCAGCGAGTCGAGGAATTGAGGGATTAGAACCGGGTTCATTTTTGGATGCTTTCTTTTTTAGTGTTCATACTCTGGCCACCATTGGTTATGGGAATATGTATCCAACCTCCCTTTATGCTAATGGACTTGTAGCACTAGAAGCTTTAGTCAGTATTATCGGACTTGCTTTAATAACGGGTTTAGCGTTTGCTCGTTTTTCTCAGTCAAGCGCCCGAATTTTATTTAGTAAAGTGGCGGTTATTGTCCCTTATAACGGAATTCCCTGTTTAATGTTTAGAGCGGGTAATCAGCGCCGTAACCAAATTTTAGAAGCGAAAATGCGAGTTTATTTGATGTGGGATGAAGTCAGTAGCGAAGGAACTTTAATGCGTCGTCTTCATGAATTAAAACTTTTACGAAATCATACCCCAAGTTTTGCCATGACTTGGACAGTAATTCATTCTATTGATGAAAATAGTCCTTTATATCAAAGTACCCCCGAATCCCTCGAAAAAAGAAAAGCTATGGTGATAGTTTCTCTCTCAGGAGTTGATGAAACTATTGCTCAACCGATGTATGCTCGTTATACTTATGGGTTTAGTGATATTCTCTGGGATCATCAATTTGAAGATGTAGTTTATCATACTCCCAATGGCGATCGCTATATCGATCTAACTTATTTTCATGCCGTTAAACCCCTAAAAATTTAA
- a CDS encoding serpin family protein has protein sequence MIKSKGLLSALSDIKIKEKAVFVTTSLTLLFISGWLAQYSSNAFEFVATSQVTYPFYALMPSLKQTNSQQQLLEANTLFGLRLFQTLVSEDPNQNVFVSPPSVAIALSILMQGANGKTREEMVSTLGYEELNVKEIHTTHQILLNSLQQDNPNLDIALANALYARDGISFRHQFLKDNELYYQSQITNLNFASPQAAGIINRWTREHTQGKIDQIVPHINPKDTLIVVNAIYFKGMWKHKFDRQQTKNQPFYLPNGKTKQYPLMSGKGKYQYYENEQFQAVNLPYGDERFSLYIFLPKSGSNLSSLLSQLTFQRWNEWIQEFNVKQGSLQIPRFTIEYESNLKQALSTLGMKSIFSQGDFSNMTSSAVVVNEIKHKTLVEVKEEGIEPPSSTSPEVEGKNTFTMIVNRPFFCAIRDQEKGIVLFMGAIVDPN, from the coding sequence ATGATTAAAAGTAAGGGACTTCTTTCCGCTCTCTCAGACATCAAAATCAAAGAAAAAGCCGTTTTTGTGACGACAAGCTTGACCCTCTTATTTATAAGCGGGTGGTTGGCCCAATATAGCAGTAATGCCTTTGAGTTTGTAGCTACGTCTCAAGTGACTTATCCTTTTTACGCTCTGATGCCATCTTTAAAACAAACTAACTCACAACAACAACTCCTTGAGGCTAATACTCTATTTGGATTGCGTTTATTTCAAACTCTTGTGAGTGAAGACCCAAATCAAAACGTTTTTGTTTCTCCTCCCAGTGTAGCGATCGCTCTTTCAATCCTAATGCAAGGGGCAAATGGCAAAACTAGAGAGGAAATGGTTTCTACTCTAGGATATGAGGAGTTAAATGTCAAGGAAATTCATACCACTCATCAAATCTTGCTTAATTCCCTTCAACAAGACAATCCTAACCTAGACATTGCCCTAGCCAATGCGTTATATGCTCGTGACGGCATTTCCTTTCGTCATCAATTCCTGAAAGATAATGAATTATATTACCAGTCCCAAATTACTAATTTAAATTTTGCCTCTCCTCAAGCAGCCGGAATTATTAATCGTTGGACTAGGGAACATACTCAAGGAAAAATTGATCAGATTGTCCCTCACATTAATCCCAAAGATACACTGATTGTGGTCAATGCAATCTATTTTAAAGGGATGTGGAAACATAAGTTTGATCGGCAACAGACCAAGAATCAACCCTTTTACTTACCCAATGGAAAAACGAAACAATATCCTTTAATGTCGGGAAAAGGTAAATATCAATATTATGAAAATGAGCAGTTTCAAGCCGTTAATTTACCCTATGGGGATGAGCGTTTTAGTTTATATATTTTCTTACCCAAATCTGGCAGTAATTTGTCATCATTGTTAAGTCAGTTAACTTTTCAACGTTGGAATGAATGGATACAAGAGTTTAATGTTAAACAAGGATCTCTGCAAATTCCTCGATTTACCATTGAGTACGAAAGTAATTTAAAACAGGCACTTTCTACTTTAGGAATGAAATCTATTTTTAGTCAGGGGGATTTTTCTAATATGACTTCTTCTGCGGTAGTGGTGAATGAAATTAAACATAAAACTTTGGTTGAAGTCAAGGAAGAAGGAATAGAACCCCCAAGTTCTACATCCCCTGAAGTTGAAGGAAAAAATACCTTTACCATGATTGTTAATCGTCCTTTTTTCTGTGCGATTCGAGATCAAGAAAAAGGAATAGTTTTATTTATGGGGGCAATTGTTGACCCTAATTAA
- a CDS encoding MotA/TolQ/ExbB proton channel family protein, with protein MWPLLFLSILALSTIIERIWFWSRVLLKQGQVLNRIMDTASRNWETTPKIARDYRRHPLGNYLYAPLKLNNPDPDVFHLALESAADDELTSMRRGDKVLEAVVALAPLLGLLGTVLGLITSLSNIQISDLGTSSTAGVTLGISESLISTAAGLILAIASLAFYRVFQALWFNEMRIFRKAGSDLELIYRQRWMDIEDNRYPLTSTLETSETVDN; from the coding sequence ATGTGGCCGCTGTTATTTCTTTCTATACTCGCTCTAAGTACCATTATTGAACGAATTTGGTTTTGGAGCCGGGTCTTACTGAAACAAGGGCAAGTCCTCAACCGAATTATGGATACAGCAAGCCGAAATTGGGAAACAACCCCGAAAATTGCCCGGGACTATCGTCGTCATCCCCTAGGGAATTATCTTTATGCCCCTTTAAAACTAAATAACCCAGATCCGGATGTTTTTCATCTAGCTTTAGAATCAGCCGCCGATGATGAGTTAACCTCAATGCGACGGGGAGATAAAGTTTTAGAGGCGGTCGTTGCCCTCGCTCCTCTGTTAGGATTATTGGGAACGGTATTAGGTCTGATTACTTCTCTGAGCAATATTCAAATTAGCGATTTAGGCACATCTTCTACAGCCGGTGTTACGTTAGGGATTAGTGAATCTTTAATTTCTACTGCCGCCGGATTAATTCTAGCGATCGCCAGTTTAGCGTTTTATCGGGTTTTTCAAGCGCTCTGGTTTAATGAAATGCGAATTTTCCGCAAAGCCGGCAGTGACTTAGAACTGATTTATCGGCAACGGTGGATGGATATAGAAGACAACCGTTATCCCCTGACATCGACTTTAGAAACCAGCGAAACAGTTGATAATTAG
- a CDS encoding ExbD/TolR family protein, which translates to MTNTLPNNKTSDQKTRHHHPRPIKVWQDGSHGQGEVQINIVPLIDVIFCILTFFILGAVGLSRQQAIGLDLPKAASGTPQMREMLVVSLDSFGQLYVEKQLVTPNQLEEAIKNYHQFNPTGMMVLHASKDASYSEVVQVLDMLKKVGGDRVALATLPGEGGSFNQTTPNSNPFPSGTNLPGGTYNYGQQQSPSSLPEGFGGNPSIPNVPSAPGSAPQTN; encoded by the coding sequence ATGACAAATACTTTGCCTAATAACAAGACTTCTGATCAAAAAACCCGTCATCATCATCCCCGTCCCATCAAAGTCTGGCAAGATGGGTCTCACGGTCAAGGAGAAGTACAAATTAATATAGTGCCCCTAATTGATGTTATTTTCTGTATCTTGACCTTTTTTATTTTAGGAGCAGTGGGTCTTTCCAGACAGCAAGCCATTGGGTTAGATTTACCGAAAGCCGCCTCGGGGACTCCCCAAATGCGAGAAATGTTGGTGGTTAGCCTCGATAGCTTTGGTCAACTCTATGTGGAAAAACAGTTAGTTACCCCTAATCAACTCGAAGAAGCCATCAAAAACTATCATCAGTTTAATCCCACCGGGATGATGGTTCTCCATGCCTCCAAAGATGCCAGTTATAGTGAAGTGGTTCAAGTGCTGGATATGTTGAAAAAAGTAGGAGGCGATCGAGTCGCTTTGGCTACTTTGCCAGGAGAGGGAGGATCTTTTAATCAAACAACACCTAACTCTAATCCTTTCCCATCTGGGACAAATCTTCCTGGAGGAACTTACAATTACGGTCAACAACAATCACCCTCATCTTTACCAGAAGGTTTTGGCGGTAATCCTTCTATTCCTAATGTTCCCAGCGCCCCAGGCAGCGCTCCTCAAACTAATTGA
- a CDS encoding extracellular solute-binding protein — protein sequence MLSRRSFLFGVGTVTMAQILAGCKSENGALRVLLLENSIPPQLIGKFRSTTSQSSIFTPEPQLKTLLSLLETWQNKDSSENPQKSWLPWGNQKSSPVADLVTLGDGWLKGAIEQQLISPLDINELSQWPQLPPRWQEIVQRNQLGMVDKQGQIWGAPYRWGTTMIVYRSDILKKFDWQPTDWSDLWREELQGRISLLNQPREVIGLTLKKLGYSYNTQNISLIPNLKSELFALNKQTKIYSSNYYLQPLILGDIWLAVGWSNEIIPLLSRRRDLKAIVPQSGTALWADVWVKPTSDVKLSNLAQEWINFCWQPTAVQQISLYTDAVSPLILDQNSEKLPKPILNNPLLFIEPTILNKSEFIKPLPPSSQAQYEQLWKEARTMDN from the coding sequence ATGTTAAGTCGTCGTTCTTTTTTATTCGGTGTTGGCACTGTCACTATGGCTCAAATCTTAGCCGGATGTAAGTCAGAAAATGGAGCTTTGAGAGTGTTACTCCTAGAAAATTCTATTCCCCCGCAATTAATTGGTAAATTTCGCTCTACTACCTCACAATCGTCTATTTTCACCCCAGAACCTCAATTAAAAACTTTACTATCTTTACTAGAAACTTGGCAAAACAAAGATTCATCGGAAAACCCTCAAAAAAGTTGGCTACCTTGGGGCAATCAAAAATCCTCTCCTGTAGCTGATTTAGTCACTTTAGGAGATGGATGGTTAAAAGGAGCTATTGAGCAACAATTAATTAGTCCTTTAGACATAAATGAACTCTCACAATGGCCACAGTTACCCCCTCGTTGGCAAGAAATAGTCCAGCGAAATCAATTAGGAATGGTGGACAAACAAGGACAAATTTGGGGAGCGCCCTATCGTTGGGGAACGACGATGATCGTTTATCGGTCAGATATATTAAAAAAATTTGACTGGCAACCTACAGATTGGAGCGATCTTTGGCGTGAAGAATTACAGGGTCGTATTTCTTTATTAAATCAACCCCGGGAAGTGATTGGACTAACCTTAAAAAAACTCGGTTATTCTTATAATACTCAAAATATTAGTCTAATTCCTAATCTTAAATCCGAGTTGTTTGCCCTCAATAAACAGACTAAAATTTATAGTTCTAATTATTATTTACAACCCTTAATTTTAGGAGATATTTGGTTAGCGGTAGGGTGGTCTAATGAAATTATTCCCTTGCTGTCTCGTCGTCGAGATCTAAAAGCGATCGTTCCTCAATCAGGGACAGCATTATGGGCTGATGTTTGGGTGAAACCGACTTCTGATGTTAAGTTATCAAATTTAGCTCAAGAGTGGATTAATTTTTGTTGGCAACCTACCGCCGTTCAACAAATTTCTCTATATACTGATGCTGTTTCTCCCCTTATCCTCGATCAAAATTCGGAAAAGTTACCTAAACCAATTCTCAACAATCCTTTATTGTTTATCGAACCGACTATTTTAAATAAAAGTGAATTTATTAAACCTCTTCCCCCTTCTAGTCAAGCCCAATATGAGCAATTATGGAAAGAAGCGAGAACAATGGACAATTGA